A portion of the Alicyclobacillus vulcanalis genome contains these proteins:
- a CDS encoding endonuclease domain-containing protein — MYRKNNIDWSRVIEDYESTGSIVEVAKMYGCSNGTVHYHLRKMGYKLPPKKGRKVPEDRRAKLAEINRRPEKREAARRGGIKALKRVQESNTWEPTPIEKKLTDALVARGISHRTQWTIGRYVVDVLLEEYPVIIEADGLHHRLPSGIKRDRERDQYLTFE, encoded by the coding sequence ATGTACAGAAAGAACAACATAGACTGGTCGCGAGTGATTGAAGATTACGAATCCACTGGGTCGATTGTAGAAGTCGCCAAGATGTACGGGTGCTCAAATGGTACTGTCCACTACCATTTGCGAAAAATGGGGTATAAACTTCCACCGAAGAAGGGCAGAAAAGTCCCTGAAGATAGACGAGCCAAATTGGCCGAGATCAATCGGCGACCGGAGAAGAGGGAAGCAGCAAGGCGCGGAGGAATTAAGGCGTTAAAACGCGTCCAAGAATCTAACACATGGGAACCTACGCCGATTGAGAAAAAATTAACAGACGCTCTTGTTGCAAGAGGGATATCCCATCGTACACAGTGGACAATTGGACGATACGTAGTGGATGTGCTTCTCGAGGAGTATCCCGTCATCATAGAAGCGGACGGTCTACATCATCGACTGCCAAGTGGAATTAAACGTGACAGAGAACGTGACCAGTATTTAACGTTTGAGTGA
- a CDS encoding HK97 family phage prohead protease: MADVAVTSDAQAFAYAEILKAEKQEDGSLVIYGRPSKEELDVDQQIADKDWLKQALPGWFQWGNIREMHAPSAVGAADKLEFDENEDPWIRARIVDPVAIKKIESGVYKGLSIGIKRPVIKRDPEAPGGRIVGGEIVEISVVDRPAVPSAKFDVVKKMAGAQDEWLDCQTGFVLKSAEGEGPFDEDGNPILQPGHPRDADEPPINEMLNDSDEPVVLTQDSHSVTVQVGRKIYRMPWDMDEEGNIIIGEPQDVTPWEDAQEEVKQVEGDVDKAMWSTEYINDLPDSSFAYIEPGGKKDEEGKTTPRSLRHLPYKDKDGKIDPAHVRNALARLDQTDISDEAKAEARRKLIAAAKEVGIEVSEEKNKETEKATGLNVDDLIKAAASEAVKAAMDVANGQKVLCQQCKKTVTITKSLDGTELTGGVRVKGVADCGHTVHKFVKDELIKADKTEKKGDKEDEKKPDEKSEGKGDEKKPERSTEPDEEKAAPPQDEPVKEPDGRDEDPDKKRQDDEIEKRVRAVLVKMGILKDANPEDTARAEATSQKLIRDLRDAHKALGDRIEECAMALGGDSAGKAANPAGGPSRVEGADPREMIAALKKEVRRLMDMIEDGEREMGHSDREPTKPNLGDDPVPPASKPKGDGNINFTEGDFKAVVADVVKSMMADHAKAAGATSSMDPVDLGKAVGEVVKGVLEPLVQRLDRVEHMAQPNPFVFEAEKFFAMNGDATSSRADALKNVQEEMRKLNPKDQERVLAAAIAKARGWA, encoded by the coding sequence ATGGCCGATGTAGCGGTGACCAGTGACGCACAGGCGTTCGCATACGCCGAAATCCTCAAGGCGGAGAAGCAGGAGGATGGAAGTCTCGTCATCTACGGCAGGCCGTCGAAGGAAGAACTCGACGTCGACCAGCAGATTGCCGACAAGGACTGGCTGAAGCAGGCGTTGCCAGGATGGTTCCAGTGGGGCAACATCCGCGAGATGCACGCGCCGAGCGCGGTCGGGGCAGCGGACAAGCTGGAGTTTGACGAGAACGAGGACCCTTGGATTCGCGCGAGGATTGTCGACCCGGTGGCCATCAAGAAAATCGAGTCGGGCGTATACAAGGGGTTGTCCATCGGCATCAAGCGCCCGGTCATCAAGCGCGACCCGGAGGCACCTGGAGGGCGCATTGTGGGCGGGGAAATCGTCGAAATCAGTGTGGTGGACCGTCCTGCGGTGCCGAGCGCGAAGTTCGACGTGGTCAAGAAGATGGCCGGGGCGCAGGACGAATGGCTCGACTGCCAGACGGGCTTTGTGCTGAAGTCCGCAGAAGGTGAGGGGCCGTTCGACGAGGACGGCAACCCCATCTTGCAGCCGGGGCATCCACGGGACGCGGACGAGCCGCCCATCAACGAGATGCTGAACGACTCGGACGAACCGGTCGTGCTGACGCAGGACAGCCACAGTGTGACGGTGCAGGTGGGTCGAAAGATCTACCGCATGCCGTGGGACATGGACGAGGAAGGGAACATCATCATCGGCGAACCGCAGGACGTGACGCCGTGGGAAGACGCACAGGAGGAGGTGAAACAGGTGGAAGGCGACGTGGACAAGGCCATGTGGTCCACGGAGTACATCAACGACCTGCCAGACTCGTCCTTTGCGTACATAGAGCCTGGCGGAAAAAAGGACGAGGAAGGTAAGACGACGCCGCGGTCGTTGCGCCACCTGCCGTACAAGGACAAGGACGGCAAGATTGACCCGGCGCATGTGCGAAACGCACTGGCCCGTCTCGACCAAACGGATATTTCGGACGAGGCGAAGGCCGAAGCACGCCGCAAGCTCATCGCTGCGGCGAAGGAGGTGGGCATCGAAGTGAGCGAGGAGAAGAACAAGGAGACCGAAAAGGCGACCGGTCTCAACGTGGACGACCTCATCAAGGCGGCGGCAAGCGAGGCCGTGAAAGCCGCGATGGACGTCGCGAACGGTCAGAAGGTCTTGTGCCAGCAGTGCAAGAAGACCGTGACCATCACGAAGAGCCTTGATGGAACCGAACTCACAGGAGGTGTGCGCGTGAAGGGCGTCGCGGACTGTGGGCATACGGTCCACAAGTTCGTGAAGGACGAGCTCATCAAGGCCGACAAAACTGAAAAGAAAGGCGACAAGGAAGACGAAAAGAAGCCCGACGAGAAGTCGGAGGGCAAAGGCGACGAGAAGAAGCCGGAGAGGAGCACAGAGCCGGATGAGGAGAAGGCCGCACCTCCGCAAGACGAGCCCGTGAAGGAACCTGATGGGCGCGACGAGGACCCGGACAAGAAACGCCAGGACGACGAGATTGAAAAGCGCGTTCGGGCGGTCTTGGTCAAAATGGGCATCCTGAAGGACGCAAATCCTGAGGACACCGCTCGTGCGGAGGCGACGAGCCAGAAGCTCATCCGTGACCTGCGCGACGCGCACAAGGCGCTTGGCGACCGGATCGAGGAATGCGCCATGGCGCTCGGTGGGGATAGCGCAGGGAAGGCCGCAAATCCGGCTGGCGGACCGTCTCGCGTCGAAGGGGCTGACCCGCGCGAGATGATTGCGGCGCTCAAGAAAGAGGTTCGCCGCCTCATGGACATGATTGAGGACGGCGAGCGCGAGATGGGCCACAGTGATAGGGAGCCCACGAAACCGAACCTCGGCGATGACCCGGTGCCACCGGCGAGCAAACCGAAAGGCGACGGCAACATCAACTTCACGGAAGGCGACTTCAAGGCCGTCGTCGCGGACGTGGTGAAGTCCATGATGGCGGACCACGCCAAGGCCGCGGGAGCTACGTCTTCGATGGACCCTGTGGACCTCGGTAAGGCCGTGGGCGAGGTTGTGAAAGGTGTGCTCGAGCCGCTTGTCCAGCGTCTGGACCGTGTGGAGCACATGGCACAACCGAACCCGTTTGTGTTCGAGGCCGAGAAGTTCTTCGCCATGAATGGGGACGCCACGTCATCGCGCGCGGATGCGTTGAAGAACGTCCAAGAGGAGATGCGCAAGCTGAACCCCAAAGACCAAGAGCGCGTGTTGGCGGCAGCCATCGCAAAGGCTCGCGGTTGGGCGTAA
- a CDS encoding phage portal protein, producing MPVEIFGRRLGYNGPDPTLGAPFASPYYTPPSSDVSVVGQMGPGNPGTDFPLGGEPRQWVYRVGWNFPTTPDSDRQVDGRLLRMLADVTFLIRRAIEIRKAQLTALEWDIVPSAAALQSPELGNTQRERTRNLQRRYGALIEELREFFAYPEAYYTTRDGKRWYRKGEVSWADWLNAVIEEYYVGDWLTIWPQKTLGGKLMALRRVDGEHIKVLIGLDGRIPAPPLPAYQVFAYGAPRLTFTQDELYYWPKNVRNITPYGFSHVEQCMILMLLLLRYDQFNLAMYNESTLPLGILEAPENVSPEQIKDIADFLNGAVATVADKMRVYPAPNGTKWQPIKPFTFDRTFADYVIDLACLAMGVTRQEMGFAPSGQHGLGGSGHANAQEDLEYRRGIIPLAKWLEEKMNRIIRDHWGTNLVEFRFTELVSDSVAEKYDANDKAIRSGQVSLDQIVEELGGEAPGWGHMIETKAGVILPEQNLLITASGIYEIKPPEPNANPQQPQQAQPRQTNEQPEDKDNEQEDEEPHQAEKAAKAAPVFGTTSTEDEDDERKKHEEELMAAFLVLMHLKRQGLKGRTFARWTDVKRAFSLTEDEVAALAQDIAKARVKAYLSAYGVLPQSDWANAPEPVKRAVERMTELAVQHAKGIAETWRKDLEQEVEKLRAQGFKPSDVTDALIDWIESREGWKGKEIGITEVTDAITHAQKDWADEHPGETVDGRMRWVAVMDDNTCEHCRAMHGQIVDPKTAKPPMHPNCRCTLVPVGRNG from the coding sequence GTGCCTGTGGAGATCTTCGGGCGACGACTGGGGTACAACGGACCCGACCCGACCTTGGGTGCACCGTTTGCGTCACCGTATTACACGCCGCCTTCGTCGGATGTGTCGGTTGTTGGGCAGATGGGACCGGGAAATCCGGGGACGGACTTCCCACTCGGCGGTGAGCCACGACAGTGGGTGTATCGCGTCGGGTGGAACTTTCCGACGACGCCGGACAGCGACCGACAGGTCGACGGTCGTCTGCTCCGCATGCTCGCGGACGTCACGTTTCTCATTCGCCGTGCGATTGAGATTCGCAAGGCGCAGCTGACGGCGCTCGAGTGGGACATCGTACCGAGTGCAGCTGCGTTGCAAAGCCCCGAGCTCGGGAACACGCAACGGGAGCGGACACGGAACCTGCAGAGGCGATACGGAGCGCTCATCGAGGAGTTGCGCGAGTTTTTCGCGTATCCCGAGGCGTATTACACGACACGGGACGGAAAGCGATGGTACCGCAAAGGCGAGGTCAGCTGGGCGGACTGGCTGAACGCCGTCATCGAAGAGTATTACGTCGGCGACTGGCTCACCATCTGGCCGCAGAAGACGCTCGGCGGGAAGCTCATGGCTCTACGGCGCGTCGACGGCGAGCACATCAAGGTGCTCATTGGCCTCGATGGACGCATCCCGGCACCACCACTTCCCGCGTATCAGGTGTTTGCGTATGGCGCTCCACGCCTGACGTTTACGCAGGACGAGCTATACTACTGGCCAAAGAACGTGCGGAACATTACACCCTACGGGTTTTCGCATGTCGAGCAGTGCATGATCCTCATGCTCCTACTCCTGCGCTACGATCAGTTCAACTTGGCCATGTACAACGAATCAACGCTGCCGCTTGGCATCCTGGAAGCGCCGGAGAACGTGTCGCCTGAGCAGATCAAGGACATCGCGGATTTCTTGAACGGCGCGGTGGCGACGGTGGCAGACAAGATGCGCGTGTATCCCGCACCAAACGGGACCAAGTGGCAACCCATCAAGCCGTTCACTTTTGACCGCACGTTCGCGGACTACGTCATCGACCTCGCGTGTCTTGCCATGGGCGTGACGCGGCAGGAGATGGGCTTTGCACCGTCGGGACAGCACGGGCTTGGCGGTAGCGGGCATGCGAACGCACAGGAAGACCTGGAGTATAGGCGCGGCATCATCCCGCTTGCGAAGTGGCTTGAGGAGAAGATGAACCGCATCATCCGCGACCACTGGGGCACGAATCTCGTGGAGTTCCGGTTCACGGAGCTTGTGTCGGACAGCGTAGCGGAGAAGTACGACGCGAACGACAAGGCCATCCGCAGCGGGCAGGTGAGCCTCGACCAAATCGTCGAGGAGCTTGGCGGTGAGGCTCCTGGATGGGGCCACATGATTGAGACCAAGGCGGGCGTCATCCTGCCGGAACAAAACCTGCTCATCACGGCGTCTGGCATCTACGAGATCAAGCCGCCTGAACCAAACGCGAATCCTCAACAGCCTCAGCAAGCGCAACCCCGACAGACGAACGAACAGCCAGAAGACAAGGACAACGAACAAGAGGACGAGGAACCGCACCAGGCCGAGAAGGCCGCGAAGGCAGCGCCTGTGTTCGGCACGACGTCCACCGAGGATGAGGACGATGAGCGGAAAAAGCACGAGGAAGAGTTGATGGCGGCATTTCTCGTGCTGATGCACCTCAAACGGCAGGGACTGAAGGGGCGAACGTTTGCTCGCTGGACGGACGTCAAGCGCGCGTTCTCGCTCACAGAGGACGAGGTCGCGGCGCTTGCACAGGACATCGCCAAGGCACGCGTCAAGGCGTATCTATCGGCCTATGGCGTGTTGCCGCAGAGTGACTGGGCGAATGCACCCGAGCCCGTCAAACGCGCCGTGGAGCGCATGACGGAACTCGCCGTGCAACATGCGAAGGGTATCGCGGAGACGTGGCGGAAGGACCTCGAACAAGAGGTCGAGAAGCTGCGCGCGCAGGGATTCAAGCCCTCCGACGTGACGGATGCGCTCATCGACTGGATCGAGAGCCGCGAAGGTTGGAAGGGCAAGGAGATTGGCATCACGGAGGTCACGGACGCCATCACGCACGCGCAGAAGGACTGGGCGGACGAGCATCCAGGCGAGACGGTGGACGGGCGCATGCGATGGGTGGCTGTCATGGACGACAACACGTGCGAGCACTGTCGCGCCATGCACGGGCAGATTGTCGACCCGAAAACCGCGAAGCCGCCGATGCACCCGAATTGCCGATGCACATTAGTCCCGGTCGGTCGCAACGGATGA
- a CDS encoding terminase large subunit domain-containing protein → MAAKAKTREPETKELRLRLYTPHDGQKVLHRSQARFRVATCGRRWGKTYACANEIAKWAWEHPNAMTWWVAPTYRQTMTAFRILTRNFRPAIESVSLTHLRLTWKSGSVTEFRSTENYDALRGEGLDFLVIDEAAMVPKEAWEAALRPTLSDKNGRAIIVSTPKGRNWFYHVWARGQDPEFPEWASFRFPTSANPYIPPDEIEEARMTLPADVFRQEYEAEFLEDSAGVFRGICDCIAGELDEPKPGRRYVVGWDVAKHQDFSVLVTMDVERGHVVAFDRFNQVDYALQLERVRTMCKKYNNARLLMDATGVGDPLLEQVKRMGIQAEGYSLTNTAKQQLIEHLAVKIERREITFPDIPVLVHELQTYQYEVTRAGNIRYSAPEGFHDDCVIALALAAWCLRAESGYSGLWEFYRSLKGDRNE, encoded by the coding sequence ATGGCGGCGAAGGCGAAGACGAGAGAGCCGGAGACTAAGGAGCTGCGGCTCAGGCTCTACACGCCGCACGATGGCCAAAAAGTGCTCCATCGCAGCCAGGCTCGATTTCGAGTGGCGACGTGTGGGCGACGTTGGGGCAAGACCTATGCCTGCGCAAACGAAATCGCGAAGTGGGCGTGGGAGCATCCCAACGCCATGACATGGTGGGTGGCTCCGACGTATCGGCAAACGATGACGGCATTTCGCATTCTGACGAGGAACTTTCGACCCGCTATCGAGTCCGTGTCGCTCACGCACTTGCGACTAACGTGGAAATCGGGAAGCGTGACAGAGTTTCGCTCGACCGAAAACTACGACGCGCTGCGCGGCGAAGGTCTCGACTTTCTCGTGATCGACGAGGCGGCGATGGTACCCAAGGAGGCGTGGGAAGCCGCACTTCGCCCGACGCTCTCAGACAAGAACGGCAGGGCCATCATCGTGTCCACGCCCAAAGGACGCAACTGGTTTTACCACGTCTGGGCGCGCGGTCAGGACCCGGAGTTTCCAGAATGGGCGTCGTTTCGGTTTCCGACGAGCGCGAATCCGTACATCCCGCCGGACGAAATCGAAGAGGCGCGCATGACGCTCCCGGCGGACGTGTTTCGGCAGGAATATGAGGCCGAGTTCTTGGAGGACTCGGCGGGCGTGTTCCGCGGCATCTGCGACTGCATCGCAGGGGAACTGGATGAACCCAAACCTGGGCGACGATACGTGGTCGGATGGGACGTGGCAAAACATCAGGACTTTTCGGTGCTCGTGACGATGGACGTCGAGCGCGGGCACGTGGTCGCCTTTGACCGCTTTAACCAGGTCGATTATGCGCTGCAGCTCGAGCGAGTGCGGACCATGTGCAAAAAGTACAACAACGCGCGATTGCTGATGGACGCGACCGGCGTGGGCGATCCTCTGTTGGAGCAGGTCAAGAGAATGGGCATCCAGGCGGAGGGCTACTCGCTCACGAACACGGCCAAACAACAACTCATCGAGCACCTAGCTGTGAAAATCGAACGGCGGGAAATCACATTTCCTGACATCCCGGTGCTGGTGCATGAGCTGCAGACGTACCAGTACGAAGTCACGCGCGCGGGGAACATCCGATACTCCGCACCCGAGGGTTTTCACGACGACTGTGTGATTGCGTTGGCGTTGGCCGCGTGGTGTTTGCGAGCGGAGTCTGGGTACTCGGGGCTGTGGGAATTCTATCGTTCGCTGAAAGGGGACCGGAACGAATGA
- a CDS encoding ParB N-terminal domain-containing protein, translating into MKIVTVPIGKLKPSPYNPRLDIKPGDPVYDKLKRSIEEFGLVEPIVWNKRTGRVVGGHQRLKVLQEMGVEETEVVVVDLDETREKALNLALNKIENDWDLPKLKDLLEELDTGEIDIELTGFDVDEIERLMTAFPPDDTDDIESQVCKEGKLVRCPYCGSDFEVT; encoded by the coding sequence GTGAAAATTGTGACGGTACCAATAGGGAAACTGAAGCCATCGCCCTACAACCCTCGTCTCGACATCAAGCCTGGCGATCCGGTCTACGACAAACTCAAGCGTTCCATCGAGGAGTTCGGCCTTGTTGAGCCCATCGTATGGAACAAGCGCACTGGGCGCGTGGTCGGTGGTCATCAGCGACTTAAGGTGCTGCAGGAGATGGGTGTCGAAGAGACGGAGGTTGTCGTGGTCGATCTCGATGAGACTCGCGAGAAGGCGCTGAATCTCGCGCTCAACAAGATCGAGAACGACTGGGACTTGCCGAAGCTGAAGGACCTGCTCGAGGAACTGGACACGGGCGAGATCGATATTGAGTTGACGGGATTCGACGTCGATGAGATTGAGCGGCTTATGACAGCCTTCCCACCTGACGATACGGACGACATCGAGAGCCAAGTGTGCAAGGAAGGGAAGTTGGTGCGCTGTCCGTATTGCGGGAGTGACTTCGAGGTGACGTGA
- a CDS encoding DUF1492 domain-containing protein produces the protein MLALAEAVTMEQKLRRWNYLERRRQHLERRKAMYEERIERLRDELTREGILSAITQKYEHMLLGLPSAKDKIYDRQAEHLVASLDALEEYIAKYDSIERELRSVTREIEEIEDAVACLEPRYQQLLTMFHRDKIPWRDICETMYISKTRLYEMLETAYQMMAI, from the coding sequence GTGTTGGCGTTGGCGGAAGCGGTGACGATGGAGCAGAAACTGCGCCGGTGGAACTATCTTGAGCGGCGGCGTCAGCATCTCGAACGGCGCAAGGCGATGTATGAGGAGCGTATCGAGCGTCTGAGGGACGAACTCACGAGAGAGGGCATCCTGAGCGCCATCACGCAAAAGTACGAGCACATGCTGCTCGGGTTGCCGTCGGCCAAAGACAAAATCTACGATAGGCAAGCGGAGCATTTGGTTGCGTCACTCGACGCACTCGAGGAGTACATCGCGAAGTACGACAGCATCGAGCGCGAATTGCGTTCCGTCACGCGCGAAATCGAGGAGATTGAAGACGCTGTGGCGTGCCTGGAGCCGCGGTATCAGCAACTGCTCACGATGTTCCATCGTGACAAGATTCCGTGGCGCGACATCTGCGAGACCATGTACATATCCAAGACGCGCCTGTATGAGATGCTGGAGACAGCGTATCAGATGATGGCGATTTGA
- a CDS encoding nucleoside triphosphate pyrophosphohydrolase family protein has product MPIRNIRLEDERKPEASPVVTYRMSREEMEAYLREKYGDKLDGAKNGTKPRGRSKKEDRAAMDVTMEDIRTPVLTLEEYLERRVAGMRRPEICKEFGIDRDELIRILREWGLRDMVREGRVLMKISSYMAGGMAFDEAVDEAMRVEFGKDYAKAETVRDESTEPTEEEQAREHPEDIHNAEDKPVETVEATEADDIATETAEALLGAKVVEDDTTVAEANPPTNADDDTHAVARLIAPRKVTVTMTLDEYIMRAAFEAIVDDVHETAVSKGWHETKVPMPIHLALIHSEVSEALEADRKGYGEAKVAEELADVVIRVMDTAAAHGLDLAGALFRKMAINKERAYRHGGRKY; this is encoded by the coding sequence GTGCCGATACGAAACATTCGTCTCGAAGACGAGCGCAAGCCTGAAGCCTCGCCGGTTGTGACGTATCGTATGTCGCGCGAGGAGATGGAGGCGTACCTGCGCGAGAAGTACGGGGACAAGCTCGACGGAGCGAAGAATGGTACAAAGCCACGAGGTCGGTCGAAAAAGGAGGATCGTGCGGCCATGGATGTGACGATGGAGGACATCCGGACGCCTGTGTTGACGCTGGAGGAATATCTGGAGCGGCGCGTGGCGGGCATGCGCAGGCCGGAGATATGCAAGGAGTTCGGCATTGACCGCGACGAGCTTATTCGAATCCTGCGCGAGTGGGGCCTGCGCGACATGGTGCGCGAGGGCCGCGTACTCATGAAGATATCGAGTTACATGGCTGGCGGGATGGCCTTCGACGAAGCCGTGGACGAGGCTATGCGTGTCGAGTTCGGCAAGGACTACGCGAAGGCCGAGACCGTGCGCGACGAATCTACGGAACCTACCGAAGAGGAGCAAGCGAGGGAACATCCCGAGGATATCCACAACGCTGAGGACAAGCCTGTGGAAACTGTGGAGGCGACGGAGGCCGATGACATAGCGACGGAGACGGCTGAGGCGCTATTGGGTGCGAAGGTTGTGGAGGACGACACGACGGTGGCCGAGGCGAATCCGCCTACAAATGCGGACGATGACACACATGCCGTAGCACGTTTGATTGCACCTCGAAAGGTGACAGTGACGATGACGCTCGACGAGTACATCATGCGCGCGGCATTCGAGGCGATTGTCGATGACGTGCACGAGACCGCGGTCAGTAAGGGCTGGCACGAGACGAAGGTGCCGATGCCCATCCATCTGGCGCTCATCCACAGCGAGGTCAGCGAGGCGCTGGAGGCGGACCGCAAGGGTTACGGCGAGGCTAAGGTGGCCGAGGAACTGGCGGACGTGGTCATCCGCGTGATGGATACGGCAGCGGCACACGGGCTGGACTTAGCAGGTGCGTTGTTCCGCAAGATGGCCATCAACAAAGAGAGAGCGTATCGGCACGGCGGGAGGAAGTACTGA
- a CDS encoding crossover junction endodeoxyribonuclease RuvC — protein MRILGIDHGTRYAGWAVLDVKGDKHEWLGYGLITLTGEDTLDATMGALHTSVANLIQNYEPTIVALEEPMAMRSGKVARKLIQMYTAARLAAALKHIPILDITPQTLKLYTAGHGAAEKDDVARALVEHYGLDYDEIAVPEYYKSGKRKGELKGRLYDVSDACGLCVAAVRILRDTIKGGGQDAGLDAVNSAGTKRSADTKHSSRRRAQA, from the coding sequence GTGAGAATCCTCGGCATCGACCACGGGACGCGATACGCGGGATGGGCGGTACTGGACGTCAAAGGGGACAAGCACGAGTGGCTTGGGTACGGGCTCATCACGCTGACGGGGGAGGACACGCTGGACGCTACGATGGGGGCGCTACATACATCAGTGGCAAACCTCATCCAAAACTACGAACCCACCATCGTGGCGCTGGAAGAGCCCATGGCCATGCGGAGCGGGAAGGTGGCAAGGAAACTCATTCAGATGTATACGGCGGCTAGGCTTGCGGCGGCTCTGAAACACATTCCCATCCTCGACATCACACCGCAGACGCTGAAACTCTACACCGCAGGCCATGGGGCAGCGGAGAAGGACGACGTGGCCAGGGCGCTGGTTGAGCACTACGGGCTGGACTACGACGAGATTGCCGTGCCGGAGTACTACAAGTCAGGCAAGCGCAAAGGGGAACTCAAGGGACGGTTGTACGACGTGAGCGATGCGTGCGGGCTGTGCGTGGCGGCGGTGCGGATACTCCGCGACACCATCAAAGGCGGTGGGCAGGATGCCGGACTGGATGCTGTCAATAGCGCGGGGACGAAACGGAGTGCCGATACGAAACATTCGTCTCGAAGACGAGCGCAAGCCTGA